TGGTTTCTACTTACTGTTTAACCCCAAAAGCCCATCTAAAAATCCCCACCATTGTTGTATTTCTGTTGAAGAAACTATCTccctttcattttcatcattgtaAATTCTATTCCCACCATTCTTTACCTTTCCCCACAACTAGTTCCCTTCACGTTAAGGCTATAAAAGATGGTTCCTTTCAAAACTTAGATGTGGCTAACCACTTATTGAATGTGTACGTGAAATCTAAAAACTTAAACCATGCATGTAAACTGTTTGATGAAATGCCCCACAGAGACGTTCGAACTTGGACAATACTGGTTTCTACTTTTGCGCGTGTTGGTTCTAATGGGGCTGCGTTGGAACTTTTTAAGAACATGCAAAATGAGGGTATTAAACCAAATCAATTCACTTTGTCTAGCGTTTTGAAGTGTTGTTCTAGCTTGAGTGAGCTTAAGATAGGGAAAGGAGTTCATGGTTGGATTTTAAGGAATGGGGTtgtttttgatgttattttggagaatgcccttttttgtttttacgtCAAATGTGAGGATTTTGGATCTGCCAAATGGTTGTTTGAGTCAATGGAAGAGAAAAATAGTGTTACATGGAATATAATGATTGGTGCATATTTGGATACTGGGAATGTGGATAAGGCTGTTGATTTGTTTAGAAGGCAGGGTTTGAAGGGTGTTTCTATTTGGAATACGATTATAAATGGCTTAATGCGAAATGGGTTTGAAAGAATTGCATTGAAACTACTCTATGAGATGGTAAAAGATGGAACTTTGTTTAATGAAGTAACTTTTTCTATAGCTTTGGTTTTGGTTTCATTGTTGAAAGATTTAGAATTAGGGAAACAAATCCATGGAAGGGTGTTGTTATCGGGAATCCATGTTGATGGTTTCTTGAGGAATTCACTTATTGATATGTACTGCAAATGTGGGGAAATGAAAATGGCATTGAAAGTTTTCAAGAAAATGGATACGTATTTCGGGAGAAATGAAAACTCCATTGAAGAAGTCATTTCTTGGAGTTCAATTATTTCTGGATTGGTTCTGAATGGTGAGTTTGAAGATGCTTTTAAAACATTCACCTCTATGGTTCGTAAAGATATCGACATTGATGCGTTTAGTATCACTAGCATTGTTTCTGCTTGTGCTAGTTTTGGTGTGTTGGAACTCGGCCGGCAGGTTCATGGCCTTGTTCAGAAAATGGGGCATAAATTAGATGCTCATTTGGGATCCTCATTAATTGACATGTATGCTAAATGTGGAAATTTGGATGATGCTAAGAGGATTTTCAAGCAAACTAATGATATGAATGTTGTGTTGTGGA
The Gossypium raimondii isolate GPD5lz chromosome 8, ASM2569854v1, whole genome shotgun sequence DNA segment above includes these coding regions:
- the LOC105792708 gene encoding pentatricopeptide repeat-containing protein At4g21065, whose translation is MVSTYCLTPKAHLKIPTIVVFLLKKLSPFHFHHCKFYSHHSLPFPTTSSLHVKAIKDGSFQNLDVANHLLNVYVKSKNLNHACKLFDEMPHRDVRTWTILVSTFARVGSNGAALELFKNMQNEGIKPNQFTLSSVLKCCSSLSELKIGKGVHGWILRNGVVFDVILENALFCFYVKCEDFGSAKWLFESMEEKNSVTWNIMIGAYLDTGNVDKAVDLFRRQGLKGVSIWNTIINGLMRNGFERIALKLLYEMVKDGTLFNEVTFSIALVLVSLLKDLELGKQIHGRVLLSGIHVDGFLRNSLIDMYCKCGEMKMALKVFKKMDTYFGRNENSIEEVISWSSIISGLVLNGEFEDAFKTFTSMVRKDIDIDAFSITSIVSACASFGVLELGRQVHGLVQKMGHKLDAHLGSSLIDMYAKCGNLDDAKRIFKQTNDMNVVLWTSMVYSYALHGRGREAVQLFEFSMSHGLLPNEVTFIGVLTACSHAGLVEEGCRYFRLMKEVYGIKPGVEHFTRMVDLYGRAGQFKEIKKFIDENGIHHLRAVWRSFLSSCRLHRDIEMAEWVSENLLRCKTLDAGPYVLLSNIYAIKQRWEEVATVRRLMQSRGVKKQPCQSWIQIRNQVHAFIMDDRSHPQKNEICAYLYKLIGRLREIGYSSDAKLVMQDVEKKQGEGEMLLGFHSEKLATAYGIISTASQTPIRIMKNLRICDDCHNFMRYTSQLLDKEIIVRDIHRFHHFKHGCCSCGDYW